Proteins from a single region of Granulicella tundricola MP5ACTX9:
- a CDS encoding glycosyltransferase family 4 protein, whose amino-acid sequence MRIVILNDFAHVEGGASQVALSSARALAGRGHQVMLFAGVGPVSPDLEGIEYLEVVCLGQQDILADLNRGRALIRGLWNDSSGSAFREAMRRFDPADTVVHLHTYTKSLSSSVVRAALDCGFRMVLTMHDYFSVCPNGSFFIYPTQTLCPHTPMSAACLGTQCDTRRYAHKLWRVARQWTQEHRGRLPSGLHEFISISDVSERILRTYLPAGARVHRVPNPIAVPHEPPAHPDEHATFSFVGRLSAEKGPQLLAACAAKHNLPVRFIGEGAERAKLLEMLPEAEFTGWLNGVETRKALRASRALVFPSLWYETQGLVVVEAAAQGLPTVVPSESAAREWVEDGLTGLIFRHGDAEDLAEKLLFLRDHPDSAAAMGTAAYQRYWQKPATMEAHCERLEAVYVRMLEQGNGGLR is encoded by the coding sequence ATGCGCATTGTCATCCTCAATGATTTTGCCCATGTTGAGGGCGGCGCGAGCCAAGTAGCTCTTTCCTCTGCGCGGGCCTTGGCAGGCCGGGGCCATCAGGTCATGTTGTTTGCCGGCGTCGGTCCGGTCTCTCCGGATCTGGAGGGCATCGAATATCTGGAGGTTGTTTGCCTGGGCCAGCAGGATATTTTAGCCGACTTAAACCGTGGCCGAGCTTTAATTCGCGGTCTCTGGAATGATTCTTCGGGCTCAGCGTTTCGCGAAGCGATGCGCCGCTTCGACCCGGCAGATACAGTGGTGCATCTCCACACCTATACGAAATCACTTTCCAGCAGCGTGGTGCGCGCAGCGCTGGATTGCGGCTTTCGCATGGTGTTAACCATGCACGATTACTTCAGTGTTTGTCCAAATGGCAGCTTCTTCATCTATCCCACGCAAACTCTTTGCCCACACACGCCCATGTCAGCCGCCTGCCTGGGCACGCAATGCGATACCCGCAGGTACGCGCACAAACTGTGGCGGGTGGCCCGTCAATGGACGCAGGAACACCGCGGACGTCTGCCCAGCGGACTTCATGAGTTCATCTCGATTTCTGATGTCAGTGAGCGTATCTTGCGGACATATCTTCCGGCGGGCGCGCGCGTCCATCGGGTGCCCAATCCGATCGCCGTGCCGCACGAGCCGCCAGCGCACCCGGACGAGCATGCTACGTTCAGCTTCGTCGGCAGGCTCTCTGCCGAGAAGGGGCCGCAGCTTTTGGCTGCCTGCGCCGCGAAGCACAATCTACCCGTGCGCTTCATTGGGGAAGGAGCAGAGCGGGCGAAGCTGCTCGAGATGCTGCCGGAGGCTGAGTTTACCGGCTGGTTAAACGGCGTGGAAACACGCAAGGCTCTTCGTGCTTCGCGTGCATTGGTTTTCCCCTCCCTCTGGTATGAGACACAAGGCCTGGTCGTCGTCGAGGCGGCTGCCCAAGGTCTACCGACGGTTGTTCCTTCGGAAAGCGCCGCACGGGAGTGGGTTGAAGATGGCTTGACTGGGCTGATCTTCCGTCATGGCGACGCAGAGGACCTGGCTGAAAAGTTGCTTTTCCTGCGCGATCACCCAGACAGTGCCGCCGCCATGGGAACGGCTGCGTACCAGCGCTATTGGCAAAAGCCTGCGACGATGGAAGCTCACTGCGAGAGGTTGGAAGCCGTCTATGTAAGGATGCTCGAACAGGGCAACGGAGGCCTTAGGTGA
- a CDS encoding GumC family protein — MNATQQAEDDVATVPDIRTALSLAEAAEAQPILIELIQMLIVNRRFFGKMSLAGVLCGIAIAFLMKPVYTATATIMPPQAAQSSLSSLMGQLGSLSALSGGASSLLKNPADMYVGILQSRTISDTAIEQFHLKERWHEKTMVAARKAVASHAQFESSKDSLIQISVKEHDPKLASDLANFFVDALYRMNSTLAISEASQRRLFFEKQLDEERGALAKAEDTLKATQQKTGLITVTGQTELAIRNIAQTRAEISARQVELQSLRTYASEDNPDVARVQGEIRTLQGQLSRLEDSESHLAPGDTEIATSQIPAGGLEYTRELREVRYHDTLFDLLSRQYEAARIDEAKSAPIIQVVDRAVPPDQKSGPPRTLIILGCTVLAFLVGFAWLFLRGHVAMLRAAIR, encoded by the coding sequence ATGAACGCAACGCAGCAGGCGGAAGATGATGTGGCGACTGTCCCGGATATTCGCACAGCCCTGTCACTCGCCGAAGCGGCGGAGGCGCAGCCGATCCTGATTGAGCTTATACAGATGCTCATCGTCAACCGTCGCTTTTTTGGGAAGATGAGCCTGGCCGGTGTGCTTTGCGGCATCGCAATCGCTTTTTTGATGAAGCCGGTCTATACGGCGACAGCGACCATCATGCCGCCCCAGGCCGCGCAGTCGTCGCTTTCGTCACTCATGGGCCAATTGGGATCGCTGTCAGCACTCAGCGGTGGTGCCAGCAGCCTGCTGAAAAATCCAGCAGATATGTACGTCGGCATCCTGCAGAGCCGCACCATCTCCGACACCGCCATCGAACAATTTCACTTGAAAGAACGCTGGCATGAGAAAACCATGGTCGCCGCTCGCAAGGCGGTGGCGTCACACGCGCAATTCGAATCTTCGAAGGATAGCCTGATCCAGATTTCTGTGAAGGAACACGATCCTAAGCTTGCCAGTGATCTTGCCAACTTCTTTGTGGATGCTTTATACCGCATGAATTCGACGCTGGCCATCTCGGAGGCTTCGCAGCGGCGCCTATTTTTTGAAAAGCAGCTAGACGAGGAACGTGGGGCCCTTGCCAAGGCTGAGGATACGTTGAAGGCGACCCAACAGAAGACCGGGCTCATTACCGTGACCGGCCAGACCGAACTTGCAATCCGCAACATTGCCCAGACGCGTGCTGAGATTTCGGCCCGCCAGGTAGAACTGCAAAGCCTTCGCACCTACGCTTCCGAGGACAATCCGGATGTCGCCCGTGTTCAGGGCGAGATCAGGACTCTTCAAGGACAACTTTCGCGCCTGGAGGATAGCGAGAGCCATCTTGCACCAGGCGATACGGAAATCGCCACCAGCCAGATTCCTGCGGGGGGGCTGGAATACACCCGGGAATTGCGCGAGGTGAGGTACCATGATACTCTATTCGATTTGTTGAGCCGTCAATACGAGGCAGCGCGAATTGACGAGGCAAAATCGGCACCCATTATCCAAGTCGTTGATCGTGCCGTCCCACCCGATCAGAAATCTGGGCCTCCACGAACCTTGATCATTCTCGGCTGCACCGTCCTTGCGTTCCTTGTGGGTTTTGCGTGGCTGTTTCTGAGGGGGCATGTTGCGATGCTGCGGGCAGCAATCCGGTGA
- a CDS encoding IS5 family transposase: MRQQTFASQSSFEKYGRELFLDEMEVVVPWVELQALVEPHYPKACNGRRPVGLGIMLRTYFMQQWFNLSDPGVEEAFHESFTLRRFAGVDLGVAPAPDETTVLCFRHLLEKHDLGGAMLDAVNLHLAAKGIRIETGTIVDVTIIHAPSSTKNEKKERDPAMRQTRKGKQWYFGLKAHVGVDAKEGHRHSVATSAANVSDVPMLPDLLHGEERKVWGDGGYQGQTKAIRQAAPKAQDMTCKRTRFKNYVDEAAKKKNTTKSKVRAKVEHVFRILKRVFGFDKVRYRGIAKNHHRLCTNFALINLYLHRKHLAGLAA, encoded by the coding sequence ATGAGGCAACAGACTTTTGCGTCGCAGTCGAGCTTTGAGAAGTATGGGCGGGAGTTGTTTCTGGATGAGATGGAAGTGGTTGTTCCATGGGTCGAGTTACAGGCTCTGGTCGAGCCACACTACCCGAAGGCCTGCAACGGTCGTCGTCCTGTCGGGCTTGGGATCATGCTGCGGACCTACTTCATGCAGCAGTGGTTCAACTTGTCCGACCCTGGCGTCGAGGAGGCGTTTCACGAATCCTTCACGCTGCGGCGGTTCGCTGGTGTTGACCTGGGCGTGGCTCCGGCACCGGATGAAACGACAGTGCTGTGCTTCCGTCACCTGCTCGAAAAGCATGACCTCGGCGGTGCCATGCTCGACGCGGTGAACCTGCATCTGGCAGCCAAGGGCATCCGCATCGAGACCGGTACGATCGTGGATGTGACCATTATCCACGCGCCTTCTTCGACGAAGAACGAGAAGAAAGAGCGTGATCCGGCGATGCGCCAGACTCGTAAGGGCAAGCAGTGGTATTTCGGACTGAAAGCGCACGTGGGCGTCGATGCAAAAGAAGGTCACAGGCACTCGGTAGCAACGTCGGCGGCCAACGTCTCGGACGTACCTATGCTGCCGGATCTGCTACATGGGGAGGAGCGCAAGGTGTGGGGCGACGGCGGCTATCAAGGCCAGACGAAGGCCATCCGGCAGGCCGCGCCCAAGGCCCAGGACATGACCTGCAAGCGAACCAGGTTCAAGAACTATGTCGATGAAGCTGCAAAGAAGAAGAATACGACGAAATCAAAAGTAAGAGCGAAAGTAGAACACGTCTTCCGTATCCTGAAGCGCGTCTTCGGCTTCGACAAGGTGCGCTACCGAGGTATCGCCAAGAACCATCACCGGCTATGCACTAACTTCGCCCTCATCAACCTCTACCTCCACCGCAAGCACCTGGCAGGGCTGGCCGCATAG
- a CDS encoding capsule assembly Wzi family protein, which produces MALIVLAGAQVAAAQTVTILPLQPSNSFLAPIRPFVGGTLGQASSAQPTHPSVDDDRNGSTFVSMDSWVYPTLERLAALGLIPSQDISIRPWTRQECRRQLRETEDILYGFGDLDTPVNDAIRNEAERLVPDLERELQEPNGKTTATLESMYVRGGTIAGAPLTDGFHFGQTWWNDYGRPLGRGTSAITGYSLRLTSGRWFFHVRQEMQSDPGVRAITPAQANLFNQLDNVPFSSAPTIPPAIVPQPAPAVAAYVRQRPLDLYAGYAFAGYAVSFGKQEIYWGPTTMGPWAFSSNAEPTYNLRLMSTRPHPFPLVPQLGSYRVDLVFGKLSGHKYPARPYYNGQKISLIFGSYFETSFTRWSVLWGVGHPMSLHTLKNNLFSSDSTGATFAYGDRTDPGDRKGDWDFRLHVPGLKEYATIYGDAYSDDEVNPIDAPRRVAWQTGLYMPHLPKAPHVDFRFEMASSEELSQDEGGARFFLNNQYRDSNTNKGFLLGNGVGRDGRAFEGRIGYWVSPRTRIEAGYRQNKISERFLPTGGTVSDGFITGDFAWNKEWSAQVFTQYERFLIPSFMPGRHDNTSARIQITWTPQKNVELIR; this is translated from the coding sequence ATGGCACTCATTGTCCTCGCGGGCGCTCAGGTTGCTGCCGCCCAAACCGTGACGATTCTACCCTTGCAGCCTTCGAACTCTTTTTTGGCTCCAATCCGGCCTTTTGTAGGCGGTACCTTAGGGCAGGCTTCCTCCGCACAACCTACGCATCCTTCCGTCGATGATGACCGCAACGGGTCCACGTTCGTGTCGATGGATAGCTGGGTCTATCCGACCCTCGAACGGCTGGCTGCTCTGGGACTGATCCCGAGCCAAGATATCTCCATTCGACCCTGGACACGGCAGGAGTGCCGCCGTCAGCTTCGCGAGACAGAGGACATTCTGTACGGATTCGGAGACCTGGATACGCCGGTCAACGACGCGATCCGAAATGAAGCTGAACGTCTTGTGCCAGATCTGGAACGCGAACTGCAGGAACCGAACGGAAAGACGACGGCCACGCTGGAATCTATGTACGTCCGCGGTGGCACCATTGCCGGTGCACCGCTGACCGATGGCTTTCACTTCGGCCAAACCTGGTGGAACGACTACGGTCGGCCCCTTGGTCGCGGAACTTCCGCGATCACTGGATACAGTTTGCGCTTGACCTCCGGAAGGTGGTTCTTCCACGTTCGGCAAGAAATGCAATCGGACCCCGGAGTGCGTGCGATCACGCCTGCCCAAGCCAACCTCTTCAACCAACTCGACAACGTGCCGTTTTCCTCGGCACCAACAATTCCCCCAGCAATCGTTCCACAGCCCGCGCCGGCGGTCGCAGCCTATGTGCGACAGAGGCCGCTCGATTTGTATGCTGGCTATGCCTTCGCTGGCTATGCCGTATCCTTTGGCAAGCAGGAGATTTACTGGGGGCCAACCACCATGGGGCCGTGGGCATTTTCGAGCAATGCGGAGCCCACGTATAATCTTCGCCTGATGTCGACGCGACCGCATCCGTTTCCACTTGTTCCACAATTGGGCAGCTATCGCGTCGATCTCGTCTTCGGTAAGCTTTCTGGCCATAAGTACCCAGCGCGACCCTATTACAACGGCCAGAAGATCTCGTTGATATTTGGTTCGTATTTTGAGACCAGCTTCACGCGCTGGTCGGTGCTGTGGGGCGTGGGACATCCCATGTCGCTGCACACCCTCAAGAACAACCTCTTCAGCAGTGATTCGACGGGCGCCACCTTTGCCTACGGCGACCGTACCGATCCCGGCGACCGCAAGGGCGATTGGGACTTCCGGTTGCACGTTCCCGGTCTCAAGGAGTATGCGACGATTTACGGCGATGCGTACTCTGACGACGAGGTCAACCCAATAGACGCGCCCCGTCGCGTGGCCTGGCAGACGGGGCTCTATATGCCGCATCTGCCAAAGGCGCCGCATGTGGACTTTCGTTTTGAAATGGCGTCGTCGGAAGAATTGAGCCAGGACGAGGGTGGAGCGCGCTTCTTCCTCAACAACCAGTATCGCGATTCCAATACCAATAAGGGCTTTCTGCTGGGCAATGGCGTGGGACGCGATGGACGGGCATTCGAGGGCCGCATCGGTTACTGGGTGTCGCCGCGCACGCGCATCGAGGCTGGGTATCGGCAGAACAAAATCTCTGAGCGTTTCCTGCCCACAGGTGGAACCGTCTCGGACGGTTTTATTACTGGCGACTTCGCATGGAATAAAGAGTGGTCCGCGCAGGTCTTCACGCAATATGAGCGATTTCTGATTCCATCGTTCATGCCCGGCCGTCACGACAACACGAGCGCCCGTATTCAGATCACATGGACGCCGCAAAAGAACGTGGAGTTGATTCGGTAA
- a CDS encoding glycosyltransferase family protein: MSSNVSPSISRPFSVLAIVVVYRQHPGESTSLLTLEETIRRAGTTSPRISILVADNTPGGQQPGSLSPGIEYRPYPKNPGLAVPYNDALATARREGFDWLLTLDQDTQLPPDFLDSMVACAARCAHDPRVAAVVPRIVDGGLPISPFRFVGGFLPTVLTGKVAGLAPLHTSALNSASLLRVASLEAIGGYDPHFPLHNSDTRLYQRLDKAGYRVAVADGVIVPHEFSILRREQRMSPDRYRSMLADERDFWDRHMGPLGRLERIVRLAGRAVKGRLHKENAVFQRITVEELRYRLLYSRRARTRTRDGESSTRAIS; the protein is encoded by the coding sequence ATGTCCTCGAACGTTTCCCCTTCTATATCCCGTCCATTTTCCGTTCTTGCGATCGTGGTGGTCTATCGTCAGCATCCCGGGGAGAGCACGAGCCTTCTGACATTGGAGGAAACAATTCGGCGGGCCGGGACGACTTCCCCGCGCATAAGTATCCTCGTGGCTGATAACACGCCTGGTGGCCAGCAGCCGGGTTCGCTGTCTCCCGGCATCGAGTACCGTCCGTATCCGAAGAATCCGGGGTTGGCAGTCCCATACAATGATGCCCTCGCCACGGCTCGCCGAGAAGGCTTCGATTGGCTTCTAACCCTGGATCAGGACACGCAGCTGCCGCCAGACTTCCTCGACAGTATGGTCGCCTGCGCGGCACGCTGTGCGCACGACCCCCGCGTAGCGGCTGTCGTGCCGAGGATCGTTGACGGTGGTCTCCCAATTTCTCCGTTCCGATTCGTGGGCGGCTTCCTCCCCACGGTACTCACTGGCAAGGTCGCTGGACTCGCGCCGTTACATACCTCCGCACTGAACTCAGCCTCGCTGCTACGTGTTGCAAGCCTAGAGGCGATCGGCGGGTACGATCCCCATTTCCCTTTGCACAATAGCGATACGCGCCTCTACCAGCGGCTTGATAAGGCCGGTTACCGGGTTGCCGTTGCAGATGGAGTGATCGTTCCTCATGAGTTTTCCATCCTGCGCCGCGAGCAAAGAATGTCCCCGGATCGGTACAGGTCTATGCTCGCAGACGAACGCGATTTTTGGGATCGTCACATGGGGCCGCTCGGCCGTCTGGAGCGGATAGTACGCCTTGCGGGCCGCGCCGTGAAAGGACGTCTGCACAAAGAAAATGCTGTCTTCCAGCGCATCACCGTCGAAGAACTCCGGTATCGCCTGTTGTACTCCCGCCGGGCCAGGACGCGGACACGGGATGGCGAGAGTTCCACCCGTGCGATAAGCTAA
- a CDS encoding glycosyltransferase family 2 protein, translating into MSQPQNCLAISVAMCTYNGMRYLPEQLKSFSEQQRLPDELVICDDASSDGTPDLLQEFARTAAFPVHVHENSQNMGYSRNFMQAVEFCTGDVIALSDQDDLWYPHKLERIEELFVEHSEAGGIFSNGDLVDSLSARLPGDLWGSFSFDSGSQRHVANDDAVKVLLRRNVVTGMAFAFRSSYRQVVRRMPPHWPHDFWLALMIAAESRLLPCPEHLVAYRVHTNQQIGVPINGAEKRGLLRGKGLGHYRARSRERNLREYTRDAVQFESLIEASKSDSHLAEAVWLPQAAAKARHMRRVVHQLESGRAARWVSALTHWNSYRLYAPTGLKALARDLML; encoded by the coding sequence GTGAGCCAGCCTCAGAACTGCCTTGCCATCTCCGTAGCCATGTGCACCTACAACGGCATGCGTTATCTGCCGGAGCAGTTGAAGAGCTTCAGTGAGCAGCAGAGGCTGCCCGATGAATTGGTGATCTGCGATGATGCCTCCTCCGACGGCACGCCGGATTTGCTGCAGGAGTTTGCACGCACTGCTGCATTCCCCGTGCACGTCCATGAGAATTCTCAGAATATGGGCTATAGCCGAAACTTCATGCAAGCCGTAGAGTTTTGCACGGGAGACGTCATCGCGCTCAGCGACCAGGATGATCTCTGGTACCCACACAAGCTGGAACGCATTGAGGAGCTCTTCGTCGAACATTCGGAGGCTGGCGGCATCTTCTCCAACGGAGACCTGGTCGATAGCTTATCGGCCCGGCTTCCAGGCGATCTCTGGGGCAGCTTCTCCTTCGATTCCGGTAGCCAGCGGCATGTTGCAAATGACGATGCAGTCAAGGTGCTACTCCGCCGTAACGTGGTCACCGGCATGGCCTTTGCCTTCCGCAGTTCCTATCGACAGGTGGTTCGGCGCATGCCGCCGCATTGGCCACATGATTTCTGGCTGGCCCTGATGATTGCCGCGGAAAGTCGTCTGCTCCCATGTCCGGAGCACCTCGTGGCTTATCGCGTCCATACGAACCAGCAGATCGGCGTGCCCATCAACGGGGCAGAGAAGCGGGGTCTGCTGCGCGGGAAAGGTCTCGGACACTATCGAGCGCGCTCACGGGAACGCAACCTGCGCGAATACACCAGAGACGCGGTGCAGTTCGAGTCGCTCATCGAAGCGTCGAAGAGCGATTCACATCTCGCCGAGGCCGTCTGGCTGCCGCAAGCAGCGGCCAAAGCACGGCACATGCGTCGAGTCGTCCATCAGCTGGAGTCCGGCCGTGCTGCCCGCTGGGTCTCTGCGCTGACGCACTGGAACAGCTATCGCCTCTACGCACCAACAGGACTTAAAGCACTCGCTCGCGATCTCATGCTCTAA